A region of Porites lutea chromosome 13, jaPorLute2.1, whole genome shotgun sequence DNA encodes the following proteins:
- the LOC140923672 gene encoding uncharacterized protein, whose amino-acid sequence MAEESTEHTTPRQKQKTSRINNTLHLWEFLFELLEDERYTALIAWTRKEKGEFKIKRQEDVARKWGRLKQRTSMNYDKLSRALRYYYHKGIIKKVPGQRLVYKFDKLPYSYKPIRYNWPWNPPGEDDDIKPDRQVLDTSPATKAASWPLFLEWNDLEKHVKREKLDIVTSPADKKAFCPITPTWEVAEADGDVKPVKQVPLPPVHFPENTPKVPLHALFREKQDDKPARQKKIPPLVSIKPHLLTMPTWKNPKRDQSFKPVAKQGKIPPLIPVKTHSPALPRNRVPISLQCHHRNRDYEFSHFGYPSQHPSQGVCRSQIIFPPCSCSCMRSMACGMYLVPDVPPQVPANVLMRFA is encoded by the exons AATCAACAGAACACACCACGCCCAggcaaaaacagaaaacaagtcGAATCAACAACACGCTGCATCTATGGGAATTTTTATTCGAGCTTCTTGAAGACGAGAGGTACACGGCGCTAATAGCATGGACAAGGAAAGAAAAGGGCGAGTTTAAAATCAAAAGACAAGAAGACGTGGCTAGAAAATGGGGGAGGTTAAAGCAACGAACCAGCATGAACTACGATAAATTGAGTCGAGCGCTGAGATATTACTATCACAAAGGGATTATTAAAAAG gTTCCTGGCCAAAGACTTGTTTATAAGTTCGACAAGCTGCCTTATTCGTACAAACCAATTAGGTATAACTGGCCTTGGAACCCCCCCGGCGAAGATGACGACATCAAGCCAGATAGGCAAGTCCTTGACACGTCCCCTGCTACTAAGGCAGCAAGTTGGCCCCTTTTTCTGGAATGGAATGATCTGGAAAAGCACGTCAAACGAGAAAAGCTTGATATCGTCACATCCCCAGCTGACAAGAAAGCGTTTTGTCCAATAACGCCTACATGGGAAGTTGCCGAGGCAGACGGGGATGTCAAACCTGTTAAACAGGTTCCATTACCTCCTGTTCACTTTCCAGAGAATACCCCCAAGGTGCCTTTACACGCATTGTTTCGAGAAAAACAAGATGACAAACCAGctagacagaaaaaaattccccCGCTGGTTTCCATAAAACCGCACTTACTTACAATGCCAACGTGGAAGAATCCTAAAAGAGACCAAAGCTTCAAACCAGTAGCTAAACAGGGCAAAATACCACCTTTAATTCCAGTTAAAACCCATTCGCCGGCATTACCTAGGAATCGGGTGCCCATTTCTCTGCAATGCCATCACAGAAATCGTGATTACGAATTTAGTCACTTCGGTTATCCTTCCCAGCATCCTTCGCAAGGGGTATGCCGCAGTCAGATTATTTTCCCGCCTTGCAGTTGTAGTTGCATGAGATCAATGGCGTGTGGTATGTACCTGGTTCCGGATGTGCCGCCGCAAGTGCCAGCAAATGTTCTAATGAGATTTGCATAG